In the genome of Mastomys coucha isolate ucsf_1 unplaced genomic scaffold, UCSF_Mcou_1 pScaffold21, whole genome shotgun sequence, the window GGTCATCTTCATCCAAGTTAGAAAGTGTTTTCGTATGAGAAACTTTTGTTTCTTGGCGTTTCTCTATTCTTGAGTTTATTACATCATATTTcctgctcatttttcttttctttcttttttgtttttgtttttgtttgtttagtttttcgagacagggtttctctgtatagccctggctgtcctggaactcaactttgtagaccaggctggccttgaactcagaaatccacctgcctctgcctcctaagtattgggattaaaggtgtgtgccaccactgcccagctcatttttattttctagtataCAGTTTATATGACTGTTTCTTAATTCCGCTGAAATCAGTACAAACCAATTCCCTATATCCTTACTTAAGCTTTTTGTTCATAATTATATTTGTGCGTTCCACTTAGGAGTTTGGTTAATAATCTATTGACAATTTCTCTTACAGCAaacatgtttatttctttctcttcttcctgatgATGATTTGATGcaaatattcaatttttttttgtatgatgTAGAATTCATCAGTTCTTTCAGTGGCCATATATTACCAATTTGTAAATAAATGTCCCTGAGTATTTTTCCTCGCTTGTGCTCCGAGCCACAGTTATAGGTCTCTGTTAATGTCTGCTCTGTTGCTCTTCCCCATTGCATATAACCTGCCAAGTAGATTGTCTtctctgttgttgctgctgctgttgttctcgTGAAAAGCGGTTTCAGCAAATAAAGAATGATATGTATTCAATTCCTAGAGATAAGCAGAAGATACTGTTTGCTCCTGTTTTAGAAGATTTTTCAGTGTCTGCTAAAGTGAATGGAAGGAAACAGGTTGTAGTGGACAGTGTGGAATAGCAGTGGTGCCTTTGTGTATGCTGAGTGTTTAAGGAAAGGCTGCTTGAGATGCAGCCATCAGCAGGAGGATGCGGGGAGTGACTGTTCTCAGGGCTCATATGAGGTAGCATCGCCCTCAGTCCGAGGTGGCGTGGAAGTTGGTTTTGAGGGCACATGGAATGGTCACTCCATAAAGTAATTTTGAATTGGAATAAAAGACCAAACCAAGCCAGCAAGCTTAGTTGAGTTAGAGCAGTAGCTCTCcatcttcctgatgctgtgaccctttaattccTTAAGTTGTGGTGAGCCCCCCCAacactaaaattattttcattgctacttcataactgtaattttgcttctgttataaattgtaatataaatatctgatatacagagtATCTGACATGCAACCCCTATgaaaaagggtcatttgacacctCTCCACACCCTGCAAGGGGTTGCAGCCcacacaagttgagaaccactgagttagAGGATATGAGTACATGCTTAGAGTTAGGAGTAATTCACCATTTTTATGTTGATGTTGTTTAGCTATATTGGAGTTatcttatatgtatgagtgttttgtctcaTGGATGCCTGTGTACCCCATGTGTGCCTGGGACTTGCACAGCCATAGAGAGTGTTGaatccctggaattggagttccagatggttgtgagtggtcacgtgtgtgctgggaatctCAAAAATCAAGACTGAAAGTGATTAAAGGTGATACccaacctttggcctccacatgcatgagtAAACAgatgtacacatatgaacacattcacaaacacactaAGTAGACAAGTaagatacaaaaaaataaaaaacctgggAGTGTAAAGATTAGGAGCAAAGGCTTTCGGAGCATGGTGAAGTCTGGAGTTAATCCTTACAAACAGGGAAATTAAAAAATGCAACAACACCAAAACGGGTGAGAAAATGGCTTGTATCCCTTTCTTTTGACTTTGGCTGCTTGTTGACTGCTCAGTGATAGCCACGTCTGTTTTCCCCCTTACTTATTTGTCCTTCTCTATTTATAGCACTGGGCCTCTTGCATAAACTGGTTGTCTCTCAGCAAACCCAACTTCCCAAATTGTGTAAGCGATCTTGGCCACACTGACTAAGGCTTCTGTGTCCTCATGAGGAAAGGAAGGCATATAGGTGTAGGTACACTGTGGGACTCAGTGAGTTTATGTGTCCACTCCAGAGAAAGTTGCTCTAGTACGTAAGTGTGCAGCATTTTCTCAGGGCCACGATAGCATCTCTCACCATTATCAGCATCATCGGGGTCATTGCTTTCCTgacacaggtttctctgtgttcagaCTCTGATTCCTTCTGTGTCCTGCTCACCGAGTCTGttccttcatctcttttctcAACAGGGGAGTCAGAGCATGACTCACCACACCAAATGTGTGTGAAAGCTGCATTTCCAAATGATGTATCAAGAGTAATCACTAGAGGTGGTTCATACTGTTCCATTATAGAGGGACCGTGGCAGGGTGGTGACCCTAAAAAGACAGATCAGCCAAACCAGATCCCACTGTTGAGTCCTGGTGCTTTCTCCAGCCAGAAAACACTAACCGCAGACAATCGTGATCGAGGTGAAGCAACTGGGGGATCCATTCCTTTAGGCCCCCACCCCATTTCTACACAAAAGAGATCGCTGAGATGTTGCCCATGCGAAAAGGTGTTGCAGCCTACCCTTCAAGCAGACAGTGAACATCAAAACAGTGCCACAGAGCAGCCTGAGGGCATTGTGGACTCTTGTCAGTTCTTCACACAAGGCCTTCCCAGTGCTGCGTGTACAATTTACAACGCAGGAGAGGAAGCACACAGAGGTGACCAGTGTGCAAATGTCCTCAGCCCTAAGCAACCATTTCTGCAGCATGGAATTCTTTCTCGGGACAAGCCAGTTGAATATACCGCATATGAAAAGGTCTTCAGTGCCAGGTCAGCTTTGTGTCAGCAGCGGACAACTAACACTCTAGAGACACATTTTATTTGCCACGTCTGTGGGCAGTCCTTCCTTCAGAAACCTGAGTTGAGTTTTCATCCAGGAACAACCAGGGGAGAGACACATCACGAGTGTCCTGACTGTCTGAAATCACTTACCAGTACATCCAGCCTGCAGGCACACCATGAAACTCACACAAAGGAGAAACCTTACAGATGTCGTGACTGTGGGAAGTCATTCAGTTATGCATCCCACCTAAAGATCCATCTTCGAATACACACAGGTGAGAGGCCTTATGTGTGTTCTGACTGTGGGAAGGCCTTTAGTCAAAAGTCAGCCCTCACCACacatcagagaattcacacaGGGGAGAAGCCCTATGAGTGCAGAGATTGTGGGAGGTTATTCAGTAATAAATGTCACCTGCCTGAGCACTATCGAATTCACACCAGTGAGAAACCTTACAAGTGCTGCGACTGTGGGAAGTCATTCAGGAGAAAGTCCCACCTTAAAGTGCACAACCGAACACATACCGGCGAGAAGCCTTATGTATGCCCTGATTGCGGGAAGGCCTTCAGCCACAGTTCAGCTCTCAGCACACATCAAAGAATTCACACTGGGGAGAGGCCTTACGTATGCAGCGACTGCGGGAAGGCCATGTCTTCTAAAGCCCAACTGAATGAGCATCAAAGGATCCACAGGTGAGAAACCCTATGTGTGCATTGACTGTGGGAAAGCTTTCAGTGGCAGATCTTAGCACTCACAGTAGGGAAAAACCATTTGCCTGTCACAAATGTGGGAAGGACTTCCTGCACAAGTCACAGTTGTCGTCTTACCAACAGACTCACACTGGTGAGAATCCTtagcgctgtgtgtgtgtgtgtgtgtgtgtgtgtgtgtgtacaattgtTTGGTCATACATGTCAGCTGAAGGAACATCATcaaattgaaacagaagaaaatgtcctGGACTGGGAAAGTTTTCCAACAGCTGAAAGCTCTCATCTTTCCTTCTGTGCCAAGAAACCTGAGATGGGTTTTTGAATGCAGAAAGCCCTTCAAACACAAGTCAGATTTCAGTACCAGTGGACCTGACACTGTAGATACCGATCATGTGAAAGGCTTTACCACAAAATCAATTCCTCacccatatttttaaataaagaaacctAATTATAGCTatgcattgcttttttttttcttttttttgttttttcgagacagggtttctctgtatagccctggctgttttggaactcactctgtagaccaggctggcctcgaactcagaatctgcctgcctctgcctcccaagcgctggaattaaaggcatgcgcctccaCCTCCCGGCTTGCATTGCTTATTTTAAGTACACAAATTATTATAGCTGAGTAAAAGAGTAAAGCGTTTGTCAGAAGTACAAATACCCACATTCATGCGCTGCTGTGAGTCTGGGTGCACATGTTTGTGTACTATGAGAATCTTTCTTGAGAAAACACATATCTACCCTCTCTCAGATATTCCACCAAAGCCCAACGTAGGAATTGCCAGAGTTTATTGGACATACTTACAGAACATGAGTGAGGGATACCTTCAGGAGCCTGGGTGACCCCAGGGCAGCCACAGTACTTAAAAGTCTCAGCCCAGCGTGGATGACAACTTGCCCATAACTGCGTAGATGACATCCCTCCTTGAGTTAATTAACCATAGTCTACTTTCGTATCTTCCAATACAGTGAGGCTACAGACTCCGTTGACAGGGAGGGGTCCTTGAGATATCAGCTGAGGGACTGATGGCCTTTGACAGCCCTCCTATGAGGGAACTTTATAAAGAGACCACAGGTCCAACCCCAAGGGTCACTTCAGTGTGATCACAGCTGCTCTGTTGATGATGACTGTTATGCTCAGAGGATGTGTGTCTGCAAGCAGAAATGTCAAAAGCAACCTCATGTGTCACTTCATAGGCTCTTAAAGACACCTTCCTTCTTTTGATTGAGATAGTTTCTTATTGGCCTGAACCCTCCCCAAGTAGTCTAACCTAGGTGGCCACTGTGCTCTGAGGATCCACTGGTTTTCAACTCCGATCTCAACATCGCTGATACTACAGTTGTGTAATCATTCCTGGCCTTTCACCTAAGTTCTGTGGGGCCAAACTTAGGTCTTTGTGTATGTGAGACAAaggctttactgactgagccatctccctggccctgtaTTAGACTTTTAAAGGACTATTGTCACAAAGAAATCTTGAATAATGATTTGAGATAAGTCTCTCTATAGTTACTTGCTTGAGGTATACATTTACCAAATTGTTGCCAAATTTGTGGGAAACTGTAGCAATCGTTTCCCTGTGTTACAGGATATGAGTTTTTGTAAGTGCCAGAAAGCAAGTGACATACATTATCTGTCATATCTAATAATGTTTGCTTATTCATACGTATGAGTGTAAGGTCTAGCCAGCtttttaagtatgtatgtatgtttagatATTTTCTCCCAAGTCCACACACACTCCTTTGCCACCGGGGGCCCCCTACGTGGCAGCAATGTTGTGACCCTCATCTTAAATACTCACTGCAGAAACCCAGCAGTCCTCAGGTATGGAATGAGGTAGATATTGACTTGGAAGGGCAGCTGAGAGCGACCTAGAGAGTCAGAAGCAGGGGAGGCCACGTGACAGAGACCCTGTTGGTCAGGATCTCGATGGTGCAGTAGGCAAGAGCAAGCAGACAAAAGACCACTTAaagaccacttttttttttttaaagcttcactTCTGTGCAAAGTCCAAAAGAGGCAAATATACACTGCtgtgtatacacaaatacacagcaGGTTCAGTGGTCACCACAGGAGAACTGGAAGGGACAGCAGCATGGTTGTGGGTGCAGGGTTTCTAGGGCATGAGAGTATTCTGGAGTCATAGTGACCATTATTATGTGGTCTTGATCACATGTGAATTTTCTCTCCaatgaaaatatatgtacatagttACAAATTATAAGGAGACTATAGTTTTTATGTGATAGTGACAAAAATCTAAAGAGTCCCCAGGGACCTCGGTATGGCTTAGAGCTGGTctatgcatttaatcccagcattaaaaaaagcaaaatggagtTTATTGTACAGTGGTTAAGTAAAAACCCTGTTGAGAATTGACTGTTGTCCAGCATTGTCCAAGTTTAAAAAGATGTGATCCAGCTATATTTTGGTTAGTTGATGTCAATGACAAACATCTGAACATGATCCAAGACTATCACGATACATTGCATTTTGCAGAATGAAGTCAGATCTCCACAGAATTGGGGTCTCTTGTGTAGCCTTTTTCTCTGAGTTGAAACATTCCATCTTGGAGAGAGGCTTACTGCTTATGGAGTTTTACTGTTCTCCAGAGAactcaagtttgattcccagcatgcacaaccatctgtaaaccCATCTCAGGAGGAGCCATACCTTTGTTCCCTATCATCACCCCTACTCATGTGTACATATCCCTACCAAAAGATACACATAATTtgaagtaaaacatttaaaagatgccagaaggccaggcagtggtgatgcatgcctttaatcccagcacttaggaggcagacgcaggtggatttctgagttcgagtcctaCAGAATTTGTTCTTgtcctacagaatgagttccaggacagccagacctacacagagaaaccctgtcttgaaccccccgcaccccaccaaaaataaaaagaaagaaagaaaaaaagaggataaTGTTATTCGTGCCAATGCTAACATTCTGGTATAGTACCTTGTGAACAGGTATGACATCATCTGTGAATTGAGGTCCTGGGGCACAAATGCAGGGTTTTAAGCCACACAAGAAGTTGGGTcttgggactggtgagatggcccaacaggtaagagcactgactgctcttccaaaggtcctgagttcggatctcagcaaccacatgggggctcacaaccacccgcaatgagatcggatgccctcttgtggtgtgtctgaagacagctacagtgcattatgctggagcaagtggggtggCAGAGAttctgagtccaattcccagcagcaacacacacatgatggctcacggccatctgtacagcttcagtgtacccatacaaataaaacaaataaataaatcttttaaaaaaatgaaaaagaaaaagaaattgggtCTTTAAGCCCAGCAAGTGCCAGCCAGCAATGAAGCCAGGGTGGAGACCTCAAACACACTGGGTTCTAGACTTGGGCCTGCCTCTCTGCAGCAGCAGTACAGGGCTCACCTTACTGCGAAGCAGGGTGTGATGGGAGGCAGGCTGTGTTGGGGTCAAGCTCTGCTGGGGTCAGGCTGGACTGGGCTGGGGTCAGGCTGTCCTGAGAGGCAAGCTGTGGTGGTGGATTAGGGTTTAGCCTGTACAGGCTCTTCCCTCTTCACTCTAATGCATTCTGGTTGTTGTTCTGAGGATAGCACCCAGGTCTTACCCTAGGCAAGTGCTTTCTCACTGAGCTCTGTCCCTACGCCTTCCTAGCAGAGAGCACCCAGCTGGttctgaagaaggaagggaggtggGGTCTCTAAGggaataaaaaacagaaaaaaaaattaaaaaaaaataaagaaattgggTCTGTGAATTTAAGTGATGTGTCAGAAAAGGCTAGGCTGTGTGACATGTCATGTATGAACACAGAACTAGCATAGAAACTGAATAGGAAACAGAAATTTCCCCTTGACCTTTTAAGTTAGGAGGAACAACCAAAGGTTATTTCTGGGTGCTGACTACATGAGACAATAGGGGCAGTGTGTCATGGGAGACTGATCCCTGCCTACTCTTAGCTCTGTGACCACAGGGCAAGTTACAGAATAGCACCCAGCCTCAATGCCAAAGGTTACTATCTATGACTGAATGGTTGtgggaaatttaaataaaagtgaaGCTTGGTAGCTTGCTGGTTTTGATTTgtacttagagcagtggttctcaacctaggGGTCACAACCCTCTGGGGGTCACacaccagatatcctgcatatcagacattcacacgattcataatagtagcaaaattacagttatgaagtgagcagcaatggaataatttgatggatgggggtcactacaacatgaggaactacattGAAGGATTGCAGCCTTTTGGTAGGTCAAGAGCCATTGACATAAAGGTGTTTGTTACGTTTTCACTGGAGAGCTTTGGTCTAGAGGCTTGATCAAATTTCAGTTGAATTAATTAGAAGAGCACTTGACAGTGTGGGTGGCTTGTGTGCACTGCTGCTTTGTATCAGGCATGCACCAAATCTGGTTATCTctctgctgtgataaaaattgATTACTGGGTGCAGGTCTTATCAATTTAATTCTCCTTTATGAAGACCCCAGGATGGTTTCATCAATACAGTTAATAGCCGTGCTGCTGTCTGTAACTGTCTTCCAGGATGTCCTTCTGTAGGGTAGATCTTTCTACCATCAACTCTTCCACGTTAGACTGAATCGTGTCTGGCGTCTgtgataaagaaaacaatttaaatcgATAATAGcaagactattttttaaaagtaaacttcCTTTATCCCTAGAATTGAATATGAAATCGGTGTTTATGAGACCCCTAGTGAATAGTCTGATGAGTAGTCTAATGATTGCCTGATGAATAGTCACTCCAGCCCAGCCCTGTGTGTCATGTCCCACTCCACAATGATGCACGCATCATTCGTGTTACAGAGATTAATGTCTGTGATTAATGATGTGACTGTGAACTTCATCCAGGAGGAGTAGTGGCACCTGGACTCTGTTCAGGGATGTCTGTACCAGGATATGATGTTCCTTTAGCTGTTTATTCCTGTGGGAATTGCTTCAAATGATTCAGTCACACTGAATATCATAATTGTATTGTGATGACTCCTGTGGTCATTTCTGCAGTCCTGGTGCTCCTGACACTTTATCTGTTACCATATttagtgtgatgtgtgtgtgtgcatgtgcacctgtgcatgcacatgcatatgcaagaGTGCCAAAGTTTCATGCGTGGAATTCAGAAGACAACATacagaagttgattctctccttccaaccgttgggtcctggaaatcaaacgcaggcttggcagccagtacctttacctgctgagccatcccatcaTCCTTACCCTTACTTCCTGAGACATAATAAGGACACTATTTTTGGATAGATGgagggatgaatggatggatggatggatggatgatggatggatggatgggagagagagaattttctaAAGATAGACAGGAGATAATATTTTCACCTGCTTTAAGAGCTTTTCCATATTTGTTTATGGAAATTCAAAGGAAGGAATTCTAACACAACTAATGGTGGCATGAGGTGGGAAGAGCATTAGCATTGGTACCATTGTGCTGTTTAATGAAAGGCTGCCCGAAATCCAGGCCAacatgaagggctggagagtaattgccttttttttttttttattttagatattttctttatttacatNNNNNNNNNNNNNNNNNNNNNNNNNNNNNNNNNNNNNNNNNNNNNNNNNNNNNNNNNNNNNNNNNNNNNNNNNNNNNNNNNNNNNNNNNNNNNNNNNNNNNNNNNNNNNNNNNNNNNNNNNNNNNNNNNNNNNNNNNNNNNNNNNNNNNNNNNNNNNNNNNNNNNNNNNNNNNNNNNNNNNNNNNNNNNNNNNNNNNNNNNNNNNNNNNNNNNNNNNNNNNNNNNNNNNNNNNNNNNNNNNNNNNNNNNNNNNNNNNNNNNNNNNNNNNNNNNNNNNNNNNNNNNNNNNNNNNNNNNNNNNNNNNNNNNNNNNNNNNNNNNNNNNNNNNNNNNNNNNNNNNNNNNNNNNNNNNNNNNNNNNNNNNNNNNNNNNNNNNNNNNNNNNNNNNNNNNNNNNNNNNNNNNNNNNNNNNNNNNNNNNNNNNNNNNNNNNNNNNNNNNNNNNNNNNNNNNNNNNNNNNNNNNNNNNNNNNNNNNNNNNNNNNNNNNNNNNNNNNNNNNNNNNNNNNNNNNNNNNNNNNNNNNNNNNNNNNNNNNNNNNNNNNNNNNNNNNNNNNNNNNNNNNNNNNNNNNNNNNNNNNNNNNNNNNNNNNNNNNNNNNNNNNNNNNNNNNNNNNNNNNNNNNNNNNNNNNNNNNNNNNNNNNNNNNNNNNNNNNNNNNNNNNNNNNNNNNNNNNNNNNNNNNNNNNNNNNNN includes:
- the LOC116102097 gene encoding LOW QUALITY PROTEIN: zinc finger protein 175-like (The sequence of the model RefSeq protein was modified relative to this genomic sequence to represent the inferred CDS: inserted 4 bases in 2 codons) — translated: MAADVNFCLKPQRLGTEEQDRPCERWMSFEDVTVNFSQEEWQHMDPAQRRLYQEVMLEIYSHLLAVGYPRPEVILKMKKVKDERMGKIDFPHQRCGQGESEHDSPHQMCVKAAFPNDVSRVITRGGSYCSIIEGPWQGGDPKKTDQPNQIPLLSPGAFSSQKTLTADNRDRGEATGGSIPLGPHPISTQKRSLRCCPCEKVLQPTLQADSEHQNSATEQPEGIVDSCQFFTQGLPSAACTIYNAGEEAHRGDQCANVLSPKQPFLQHGILSRDKPVEYTAYEKVFSARSALCQQRTTNTLETHFICHVCGQSFLQKPELSFHPGTTRGETHHECPDCLKSLTSTSSLQAHHETHTKEKPYRCRDCGKSFSYASHLKIHLRIHTGERPYVCSDCGKAFSQKSALTTHQRIHTGEKPYECRDCGRLFSNKCHLPEHYRIHTSEKPYKCCDCGKSFRRKSHLKVHNRTHTGEKPYVCPDCGKAFSHSSALSTHQRIHTGERPYVCSDCGKAMSSKAQLNEHQRIHXGEKPYVCIDCGKAFSGRSXSTHSREKPFACHKCGKDFLHKSQLSSYQQTHTGENP